A genomic region of Vitis vinifera cultivar Pinot Noir 40024 chromosome 7, ASM3070453v1 contains the following coding sequences:
- the LOC100259099 gene encoding ankyrin repeat-containing protein ITN1: MEQTFYTPILAATVNGVIEMVEKILQEFPMTIHDWDSTRKNIVLVAVESRQSHIYDFLLRRRSDVVDKDLAFHERDEKGNSALHIAAGLQNSRGWFIPTSMLQLQWEVKWFEYVKNTLPPDFCIGTNIYRKTALQIFTETHGQLLDKSKEWLNNTCNSCSFIAALISTVAFASSATVPGGVDQDTGEPIFQHHLAFRFFAISSLVALCSSFISLLFFFAILTSKYDYKDFSYNLPWNIILGLTSLFVSMAAMLVCFCSGHFLMLDDHLKYPAIPVYALTLWAVTYFALQQSSSYFILLRATFKKVPQRMYPQDPL, translated from the exons ATGGAGCAAA CTTTTTACACACCAATACTAGCAGCAACAGTGAACGGTGTCATTGAAATGGTAGAGAAAATCCTGCAAGAATTTCCTATGACCATTCATGACTGGGACAGCACACGGAAGAACATAGTGCTGGTAGCAGTTGAGTCTAGACAATCCCATATATACGACTTCTTACTTAGAAGGAGGAGTGATGTTGTTGATAAAGACCTTGCATTTCATGAGAGGGATGAGAAAGGAAATTCCGCATTGCATATAGCTGCAGGGCTACAAAATTCTCGAGGCTGGTTTATCCCCACCAGCATGTTGCAACTGCAGTGGGAAGTCAAATGGTTTGAG TATGTGAAGAACACCTTGCCACCAGATTTCTGTATTGGTACAAATATCTATCGAAAGACCGCACTGCAGATCTTTACAGAAACACATGGACAACTCCTTGACAAAAGCAAAGAATGGCTCAACAACACATGCAATTCTTGCTCTTTCATCGCAGCTCTTATATCAACCGTCGCCTTTGCCTCATCAGCCACTGTACCAGGCGGGGTCGACCAAGACACTGGCGAGCCAATTTTCCAACACCATTTggcttttagattttttgcaaTTTCATCACTGGTTGCACTTTGCTCTTCTTTCATCtctttgctctttttttttGCCATTCTTACTTCCAAGTACGACTATAAAGACTTTAGTTACAACTTGCCTTGGAATATTATACTAGGTTTAACCTCTCTCTTTGTATCCATGGCGGCCATGTTAGTATGTTTCTGCTCTGGGCACTTCTTAATGCTTGATGATCATTTGAAATATCCTGCTATCCCGGTATATGCACTCACCCTCTGGGCAGTCACATACTTTGCTCTCCAACAGTCCTCATCATATTTTATTCTTCTGAGGGCCACATTTAAGAAGGTGCCTCAGCGTATGTACCCGCAGGATCCATTATAG